Proteins found in one Caldisericia bacterium genomic segment:
- the nuoF gene encoding NADH-quinone oxidoreductase subunit NuoF has product MRIARAHILVGIDPESVLNGVYSFIDELKKKIKENGLEDEVKVLETGSLGPRGMGIVMVVYPEGVYYVNLKKEHISRIVEEHLIKGRPVRELIYKGEFPLIEKEKEEIGIRRKQTRVVLENAGIIDPENIEEYIGRDGYRALEKALFEMKPEDVIEEVKKSGLRGRGGAGFPAGIKWEGARKAQSDIKYVICNADEGEPGTFKDRLILEGDPHKLLEGMILCGYAIGANKGYIYIRGEYTLSIQRISKAIEDARKYGLLGENILGSNFSFDVEIKKGAGAYVCGEETALIESLEGKRGEPRIKPPYPVTFGLWGKPTVVNNVETLANIPKIVLWGAQWFRSFGTPTCPGTKVYTILGHVNFPGLIEVPMGTTLKEIIFSYGGGIKNGKKFKAALVGGAAGVFLNENLLDVKMDYDNLKEYNAVLGSGAILVMNEDTDIVDMLYSIIRFFKHESCGQCSPCRIGTEELFEIISRFKRGEGKESDLNRMVTISQTMYLTSLCPLGQSLILPVKTATENFKEDFLKVVKV; this is encoded by the coding sequence ATGAGAATTGCAAGAGCACATATACTTGTTGGAATTGACCCTGAATCAGTTTTAAATGGGGTCTATTCTTTTATAGATGAACTTAAAAAGAAAATAAAAGAGAATGGTCTTGAAGATGAGGTAAAAGTTTTAGAAACTGGCTCTCTTGGTCCAAGGGGAATGGGAATAGTTATGGTTGTTTATCCTGAGGGAGTCTATTATGTAAATCTTAAAAAGGAGCATATTTCAAGAATTGTTGAAGAACATTTAATAAAAGGAAGACCTGTAAGGGAGCTTATTTATAAGGGAGAATTTCCTCTAATAGAAAAGGAAAAAGAGGAAATTGGAATTAGAAGAAAACAGACAAGAGTTGTTCTTGAAAATGCTGGAATAATAGATCCAGAAAATATAGAAGAGTATATTGGAAGAGATGGTTATAGAGCACTTGAGAAAGCACTATTTGAAATGAAACCTGAAGATGTAATTGAAGAAGTTAAGAAATCAGGTTTAAGAGGAAGAGGCGGCGCTGGATTTCCTGCTGGTATTAAATGGGAAGGAGCAAGAAAAGCGCAATCAGATATAAAATATGTAATATGTAATGCTGATGAAGGAGAACCAGGAACTTTTAAAGATAGATTGATTCTTGAAGGAGATCCACATAAACTTCTTGAAGGAATGATTTTGTGTGGATATGCAATTGGAGCAAATAAAGGATATATTTATATAAGAGGTGAATATACTTTATCTATTCAAAGAATTTCCAAAGCAATAGAGGATGCAAGAAAATATGGGTTACTTGGAGAAAATATTTTAGGATCAAACTTTTCATTTGATGTTGAAATAAAAAAGGGAGCTGGAGCATATGTTTGTGGTGAAGAAACTGCTCTTATTGAATCTCTTGAGGGAAAAAGAGGTGAACCAAGAATAAAACCACCTTATCCTGTAACATTTGGTTTATGGGGTAAACCAACAGTTGTTAATAATGTTGAAACACTCGCAAATATTCCAAAAATTGTTTTATGGGGTGCTCAATGGTTCAGAAGTTTTGGAACACCAACTTGTCCTGGTACAAAAGTTTACACAATTTTAGGTCATGTTAATTTCCCTGGGTTAATTGAAGTTCCAATGGGTACAACTTTAAAAGAAATTATATTTTCTTATGGTGGTGGAATTAAAAATGGTAAAAAATTTAAAGCAGCACTTGTTGGTGGTGCTGCAGGAGTATTTTTAAATGAGAATCTTCTTGATGTCAAAATGGATTATGACAATTTAAAAGAGTATAATGCTGTATTAGGATCTGGTGCAATTCTAGTTATGAATGAAGATACAGATATAGTTGATATGCTTTATTCAATAATAAGATTCTTTAAACACGAATCTTGTGGTCAATGTTCGCCATGTAGAATTGGAACAGAAGAGTTATTTGAAATTATTTCGAGATTCAAAAGAGGAGAAGGTAAAGAGAGTGATTTAAATAGAATGGTTACTATATCTCAAACAATGTACTTAACATCACTATGTCCACTTGGTCAATCTCTTATTTTACCTGTTAAAACTGCAACAGAAAATTTTAAAGAAGATTTTTTAAAAGTAGTTAAAGTGTAA
- the nuoE gene encoding NADH-quinone oxidoreductase subunit NuoE — MRKEEIFKNYENKPENILLILHEIQEENPYKYLTEEDIRDVAERLDLPYSFVYGVASFYSMFSLKPRGKYIIRVCESPPCHLMGAENILEELKKILKIDIGETTDDKLFTLELSSCLGVCGVAPAIMINNEVYGNLTKEKIKDIIENLRREK, encoded by the coding sequence ATGAGAAAAGAGGAGATTTTTAAAAATTATGAAAATAAACCAGAAAATATTTTATTAATTTTGCATGAAATTCAGGAAGAGAATCCTTATAAATATTTAACAGAAGAAGATATAAGAGATGTAGCAGAAAGATTAGATCTCCCTTATAGTTTTGTTTATGGTGTTGCTTCTTTTTATTCTATGTTCTCTTTAAAACCAAGAGGAAAATATATAATTAGAGTTTGTGAATCTCCTCCATGTCATTTAATGGGTGCAGAAAATATTTTAGAAGAACTTAAAAAAATTTTAAAAATTGATATTGGAGAAACAACAGATGATAAACTTTTTACTCTCGAATTATCATCCTGTTTAGGAGTTTGTGGTGTTGCTCCAGCAATTATGATAAATAATGAAGTATATGGTAATTTAACAAAAGAAAAAATAAAAGATATCATTGAAAATTTAAGGAGGGAAAAATGA
- the nuoF gene encoding NADH-quinone oxidoreductase subunit NuoF: MPIFTVLICGGAACISSGEEVVKNKLISLIKDKNLEGDVKIIETGCMGPCQYGPVMIVYPDGSYYIHLTEDKIEKIVNEHFIKGRPVKEFLWETPEARKKVEEKKIIPFFEKQLKIVLSNCGNIDPENIDEYIGKGGYEALGKVLTEMTPEEVIDIVTRSGLRGRGGAGFPTGLKWKFARDAKGDEKYIICNGDEGDPGAFMDRSICEGDPHAVLEGMAIAGYAIGANKGYIYIRAEYPLAVKRLQIALKQAKKYGLIGKNIFETGFNFDIEIRMGAGAFVCGEETALIASIEGKRGQPRPKPPFPAQKGLWGKPTVINNVETLANIRHIILKGPEWFASYGTEKSKGTKVFALSGKVKNTGLVEVPIGITLRELIFDIGGGIQNDKKFKAVQIGGPSGGCIPEEHLDTPIDYESLTSLGAIMGSGGLIVLDEDNCMVSMAKFFLEFTVDESCGQCIPCRVGLKQMYNILDKITKGYGTIEDLERLEELAKTVKTTSLCGLGQTAPNPVLSTLRYFKDEYLEHIIDKKCRANVCKFEFKEERVKEKI, from the coding sequence ATGCCTATATTTACAGTTTTAATTTGTGGTGGTGCTGCCTGCATTTCATCAGGAGAGGAGGTGGTAAAGAATAAATTAATATCATTAATTAAAGATAAAAATTTAGAAGGTGATGTAAAAATAATTGAAACAGGATGTATGGGACCATGTCAATATGGGCCTGTTATGATTGTTTATCCAGATGGTTCTTATTATATTCATCTTACTGAGGATAAAATAGAAAAAATTGTAAATGAACATTTTATTAAAGGAAGACCTGTTAAAGAATTTCTATGGGAGACTCCAGAAGCAAGGAAAAAGGTCGAAGAGAAAAAGATTATACCATTTTTTGAAAAGCAATTGAAAATTGTTTTAAGTAATTGTGGAAATATTGATCCTGAAAATATTGATGAGTACATTGGAAAAGGAGGTTATGAAGCACTTGGTAAGGTTTTAACTGAAATGACACCTGAAGAAGTAATAGACATTGTTACAAGATCAGGTTTAAGAGGTAGAGGCGGCGCTGGATTTCCTACTGGACTTAAATGGAAATTTGCAAGAGATGCAAAAGGAGACGAAAAATATATTATATGCAATGGAGATGAGGGAGACCCAGGTGCTTTTATGGATAGATCAATTTGTGAAGGTGATCCTCATGCGGTTTTGGAAGGTATGGCTATTGCAGGCTATGCAATTGGAGCAAACAAAGGATATATTTATATAAGAGCAGAATACCCTCTTGCAGTTAAAAGATTACAAATAGCGCTTAAACAAGCAAAAAAATATGGTTTAATTGGAAAAAATATTTTTGAAACAGGTTTTAACTTTGATATCGAAATAAGAATGGGTGCTGGTGCATTTGTGTGTGGAGAAGAAACTGCTCTTATTGCTTCAATTGAAGGAAAAAGAGGTCAACCAAGACCAAAACCACCTTTTCCTGCACAAAAAGGCCTTTGGGGAAAGCCAACTGTAATAAATAATGTTGAAACACTTGCAAATATAAGACATATAATTCTAAAAGGTCCAGAATGGTTTGCATCTTATGGAACAGAAAAGAGTAAAGGGACGAAGGTTTTTGCTTTATCTGGAAAAGTTAAAAACACTGGTCTTGTTGAAGTGCCAATTGGTATAACCTTAAGAGAACTTATTTTTGATATTGGCGGAGGAATACAAAATGATAAGAAATTTAAAGCAGTACAAATTGGTGGACCTTCTGGAGGATGTATACCAGAAGAACATCTTGATACACCAATTGATTATGAGTCTTTGACAAGTTTAGGAGCAATAATGGGTTCAGGTGGTTTGATAGTTCTTGATGAAGATAATTGTATGGTAAGTATGGCAAAATTTTTCTTAGAGTTTACAGTTGATGAATCTTGTGGTCAATGCATTCCATGTAGAGTAGGATTAAAACAGATGTACAACATATTAGATAAAATTACAAAAGGTTATGGAACAATAGAAGATCTTGAAAGACTCGAAGAGTTAGCAAAAACCGTTAAAACAACAAGTTTATGTGGTCTTGGTCAAACTGCACCAAACCCAGTATTATCAACTTTAAGATATTTTAAAGATGAATATTTAGAGCATATTATAGATAAAAAATGTAGGGCTAATGTTTGTAAATTCGAATTTAAAGAAGAAAGGGTAAAAGAAAAAATTTAA
- a CDS encoding (2Fe-2S) ferredoxin domain-containing protein, giving the protein MKLEDLRKIREKVQKEIELREGKARVKIVVGMGTSGIAAGAREVLKTFLDEIEKRNLKDVIVTQTGEKGFASKEPIVVIEEEGKPNIVYGNVTPDIARRIVVEHIVNGNPVSDYVIEVGGK; this is encoded by the coding sequence GTGAAACTTGAAGATTTAAGAAAAATAAGAGAGAAGGTTCAAAAAGAGATTGAATTAAGAGAGGGTAAAGCAAGAGTAAAAATTGTTGTTGGAATGGGAACAAGTGGTATTGCGGCTGGAGCAAGAGAAGTTTTAAAAACATTTCTTGATGAAATAGAAAAGAGAAATTTAAAAGATGTTATAGTTACTCAAACAGGAGAAAAAGGTTTTGCTTCTAAAGAACCAATTGTAGTAATTGAAGAAGAGGGAAAACCAAATATAGTATATGGGAATGTTACTCCTGATATTGCGAGAAGGATTGTTGTTGAGCATATTGTAAATGGAAATCCTGTATCAGATTATGTAATTGAAGTAGGAGGAAAATAA
- a CDS encoding ATP-binding protein: protein MDELSLHILDIVQNSISAKATLIEVKLIDDSKNDKIEIEIFDNGVGMDEEEIKKVQDPFYTTKNFKKVGLGIPLLKQMALSCNGEFKIESKKGEFTRVYASFKKSHPDVPPIGNLKDTILTIILSSNNFDIKFHYRKDNKFFELDTKEIKNILGDIPLNHPEVIKFFKNYLEENFLNLEV from the coding sequence ATGGATGAACTTTCGCTTCATATTCTTGATATTGTTCAAAATTCAATTTCTGCAAAAGCAACACTAATTGAAGTGAAACTTATAGATGATTCAAAAAATGATAAGATAGAGATAGAAATTTTTGATAATGGTGTTGGCATGGATGAAGAAGAGATAAAAAAAGTACAAGATCCATTTTATACAACAAAGAATTTTAAAAAAGTTGGACTTGGAATTCCACTTTTAAAGCAGATGGCTTTATCTTGTAATGGTGAATTTAAAATAGAGAGTAAAAAAGGAGAATTTACAAGAGTATATGCTTCGTTTAAAAAAAGTCATCCAGATGTACCACCAATTGGCAATTTAAAAGATACTATTTTAACAATAATTTTAAGTTCAAATAATTTTGATATAAAATTTCATTATAGAAAAGATAATAAATTTTTTGAATTAGATACAAAAGAAATAAAAAATATTCTGGGTGATATTCCTTTAAATCATCCAGAAGTTATTAAATTTTTTAAGAATTATTTAGAAGAGAATTTTTTAAATTTGGAGGTGTAA
- the nuoE gene encoding NADH-quinone oxidoreductase subunit NuoE has translation MEKCKIPEKNPQYEALRLTLKVLKKDKGPLIEALHRAQEVFGYLPKEVLCFISKELNIPLSKIYGVVTFYHFFRTEPVAKYLINVCLGTACYVKGAEKVLKSISKELNIEVGETTQDKLFTLSTARCFGCCGLAPVIMINEDVYGNLNEERVKEIIKEYRDREKEKIING, from the coding sequence ATGGAAAAATGTAAAATTCCTGAGAAGAACCCTCAGTATGAAGCATTAAGATTAACTCTAAAAGTTTTAAAAAAAGACAAAGGACCTCTTATTGAAGCACTTCATAGAGCACAAGAAGTTTTTGGTTATCTTCCAAAAGAGGTTTTATGTTTTATTTCAAAAGAGTTAAATATTCCATTAAGTAAAATTTATGGAGTTGTTACATTTTATCACTTTTTTAGAACTGAACCAGTTGCAAAATATTTAATTAATGTTTGTCTTGGCACAGCATGTTATGTAAAAGGTGCAGAGAAGGTTTTAAAATCAATTTCAAAAGAGTTAAATATTGAGGTTGGTGAAACAACTCAAGATAAACTTTTTACACTTTCAACTGCGAGATGTTTTGGATGCTGTGGTCTTGCACCTGTTATTATGATCAATGAAGATGTGTATGGTAATTTAAATGAAGAAAGAGTTAAAGAAATAATAAAAGAATATAGAGACAGAGAGAAAGAGAAAATAATAAATGGATGA
- a CDS encoding PHP domain-containing protein, translating to MADLHIHSVLSPCGSLEMSPKKILERAHSLGLNLISITDHNSIENSLVAEKLAKKLDINYLFGMEVQTKEEIHILIYFDRFEDLYDVYRIVYENLPNVKNNPELFGDQVVVDEEENIIKFEEKMLLNSTNLSIKELNEIVLRKGGLFIPAHIDSELFSIISQIGFIPDDLEIDFLELTYQKDKDKFLENKKEYSKYKYVSFSDAHFLKDIGRSITIFETNSPSILSLKNIDNEKIFIKRR from the coding sequence ATGGCAGATCTTCATATACACTCTGTTTTATCTCCTTGTGGAAGTTTAGAGATGTCTCCAAAGAAAATTTTAGAGAGAGCACATTCTCTTGGTTTAAATTTAATATCTATTACTGATCATAACTCAATAGAAAATTCTTTAGTCGCTGAAAAATTAGCAAAAAAATTAGATATAAACTATCTTTTTGGAATGGAGGTTCAAACGAAAGAAGAGATTCATATTTTAATTTATTTTGATAGATTTGAGGATCTTTATGATGTTTATCGTATAGTTTATGAAAATCTCCCTAATGTAAAAAATAATCCTGAGTTATTTGGTGATCAAGTGGTCGTTGATGAAGAGGAAAATATAATTAAATTTGAAGAAAAAATGCTTTTAAATTCAACAAATTTATCTATAAAAGAGTTAAATGAAATTGTATTAAGAAAAGGGGGTCTATTTATTCCCGCCCATATAGATAGTGAACTATTTAGTATAATTTCTCAAATTGGTTTTATACCAGATGATTTAGAAATTGATTTTTTAGAACTAACATATCAAAAAGATAAAGATAAATTTTTGGAAAACAAAAAAGAGTATTCAAAATACAAATATGTATCTTTTTCAGATGCACATTTTTTAAAAGATATTGGAAGGAGCATAACAATATTTGAAACCAACTCTCCTTCTATTCTTTCTTTAAAAAACATTGACAATGAAAAGATCTTTATAAAGAGGAGGTAA
- a CDS encoding DRTGG domain-containing protein, with the protein MDIKFLIQQLSLKVYSEGKKESFTSGFTCDLLSVVLANSPKDSIWITVQRHVNIIAVATLREISGIIISQGFEPGEDVIKKAKEEGIYLLGSNLDSFTLSGEIYKLLKNG; encoded by the coding sequence ATGGATATTAAATTCTTAATTCAACAACTTTCTCTAAAAGTATATTCTGAGGGGAAGAAAGAGAGTTTCACATCAGGTTTTACTTGTGATCTTTTATCTGTTGTCTTAGCAAATTCACCAAAAGATTCAATATGGATAACTGTTCAGAGACATGTAAACATAATTGCTGTAGCAACTCTAAGAGAAATTAGTGGAATAATTATATCTCAGGGATTTGAACCAGGAGAGGATGTGATAAAAAAAGCAAAAGAAGAGGGCATCTATTTACTTGGTTCAAATCTGGACTCTTTTACTCTTTCAGGTGAAATCTATAAACTTCTAAAAAATGGGTAA
- a CDS encoding formate/nitrite transporter family protein, producing MEDLRPKEIFEKLVEIGKNKMNLKIYKMLILSFLAGIYISIGGSLYTMITQDIKIGTGFSQFLGGSVFSVGLIFVVLTGAELFTGNNLILVTILKREEAFFKLLKNWFFVFFGNLIGSLFYAYLIYLSKIYVYNSYSWGIKAISIANNKINLSFLEAFSRGILCNILVCLAILMAIGSKSYISKIFSIYFPIMAFVALGFEHSVANMYFIPIGIFLKNDTYLVNLINFNISNLNFVNFLIKNLLPVTIGNIIGGAIIIGFLYYFVYLKD from the coding sequence ATGGAGGATCTTAGACCAAAAGAGATTTTTGAAAAGTTAGTAGAAATTGGTAAAAATAAAATGAATCTTAAAATTTACAAAATGTTAATTCTTTCATTTCTAGCAGGAATTTACATTTCAATTGGTGGATCACTTTATACTATGATAACTCAAGATATAAAAATTGGAACTGGATTTTCTCAATTTTTAGGAGGATCAGTATTTTCTGTTGGATTAATTTTTGTTGTTTTAACTGGTGCTGAGTTATTTACTGGAAACAATTTAATTTTAGTTACTATTTTAAAAAGAGAGGAGGCGTTCTTTAAACTTCTTAAAAATTGGTTTTTTGTTTTTTTTGGAAATTTAATAGGAAGTCTTTTTTATGCATATTTAATTTATTTAAGTAAAATATACGTGTATAATTCGTATTCATGGGGTATAAAAGCAATTTCTATTGCAAATAATAAAATAAATTTAAGTTTTTTAGAAGCATTTTCAAGGGGGATCTTATGTAATATTCTTGTTTGTCTGGCAATTTTAATGGCAATTGGTTCAAAAAGTTATATTTCTAAAATTTTTTCAATTTATTTTCCAATTATGGCTTTTGTTGCATTAGGTTTTGAACACTCTGTTGCAAATATGTATTTTATACCAATAGGCATTTTTTTAAAAAATGACACATATTTAGTTAATTTAATTAATTTTAATATTTCAAACTTGAATTTTGTTAATTTCTTAATTAAAAATTTATTACCTGTTACAATTGGAAATATTATTGGAGGAGCGATAATTATTGGTTTTTTGTATTATTTTGTCTATCTAAAAGATTAA
- a CDS encoding [Fe-Fe] hydrogenase large subunit C-terminal domain-containing protein yields MKDELYFHSIRINYNICIGCTHCLRACPTEAIRVRNRKSEIYNLKCIDCGECFRVCPTEAIFVNHDLLEILKNYKYKILVISDNLSSINFGRMSYTDIIKKLFSFGFDEIWEESIANEMYLISTEKFLNENKNLKRPVISTACPSSVRLIQVSYPSLIENLSKINLPIDILGNYIKKYHKEKENLGLFYLATYPCKITAIKNPLGLKNSPYDGVFLLNSIYKKLIIEKNLKEGILYRGGKFGTRMARIGGEEEFLKNFKVLFIDGIWNLKKFFEALEEERVPNFDYIESRVCQYGCVNGILLPNQNINLNIYSLKQKEKELEGKTISDFFKDKNIDEVLSQDIVYLNEEIKPRPTYILSENMDTAAKILQEIDLIYEILPKLDCGSCGAPSCKAFAEDVVLNRANINDCKFIER; encoded by the coding sequence ATGAAAGATGAGTTATATTTTCATTCAATAAGAATAAATTATAATATTTGTATAGGATGTACACACTGTTTAAGAGCATGTCCAACTGAGGCTATAAGAGTAAGAAATAGAAAAAGTGAAATTTATAATTTAAAATGTATAGATTGTGGAGAGTGCTTTAGAGTATGTCCGACAGAAGCAATTTTTGTTAATCACGATCTTTTAGAAATTTTAAAAAATTATAAATACAAAATTCTTGTTATTTCTGATAATTTATCTTCCATTAATTTTGGAAGAATGTCATATACTGATATAATTAAAAAACTTTTCTCTTTTGGTTTTGATGAAATATGGGAAGAAAGTATAGCGAATGAAATGTATCTAATATCAACTGAAAAATTTTTAAATGAAAATAAAAATCTTAAAAGACCTGTAATTTCAACTGCTTGCCCATCTTCTGTAAGATTAATTCAAGTAAGTTATCCATCTTTAATTGAAAACCTCTCTAAAATAAATTTGCCAATTGATATTTTAGGAAATTATATTAAAAAATACCATAAAGAAAAGGAAAATTTGGGACTTTTTTATTTAGCAACATATCCTTGTAAAATTACAGCAATAAAAAATCCACTTGGTCTTAAAAATTCTCCTTATGATGGTGTTTTTTTATTAAACTCAATTTATAAAAAATTAATTATTGAGAAAAATTTAAAAGAAGGAATTTTATATAGAGGCGGTAAATTTGGTACGAGGATGGCAAGAATTGGTGGTGAAGAAGAGTTTTTGAAAAATTTTAAAGTTTTATTTATTGATGGGATTTGGAATCTTAAAAAATTTTTTGAGGCACTTGAAGAGGAGAGAGTCCCAAATTTCGATTATATAGAGAGTAGAGTTTGTCAATATGGTTGTGTAAATGGAATTCTTTTACCTAATCAAAACATAAATTTGAATATATATTCACTGAAACAAAAGGAAAAAGAGTTAGAAGGAAAAACCATTAGTGATTTTTTTAAAGATAAAAATATTGATGAAGTGCTTTCTCAAGATATCGTTTATTTAAATGAAGAAATAAAACCAAGACCTACTTATATTCTTTCAGAAAATATGGATACTGCTGCAAAAATTTTACAAGAAATAGATTTAATTTATGAAATTTTGCCAAAATTAGATTGTGGTTCATGTGGAGCACCAAGTTGTAAAGCCTTTGCAGAAGATGTGGTTTTAAACAGAGCAAATATTAATGATTGTAAATTTATTGAAAGATAA
- a CDS encoding ATP-binding protein has protein sequence MEKTPILSETFKIKGRDYEHGGEASSKIKSILKRLGIDPNIIKRVSICAYEAEMNIIIYAYEGTLTLMVYNDMIKLIAEDIGPGIPDIELAMKEGYSTAPPEAIELGFGAGMGLPNMKNNSDRMNIETEVNKGTKVIIEVDLKNER, from the coding sequence GTGGAGAAGACACCCATTCTTTCTGAAACATTTAAAATTAAAGGAAGAGATTATGAGCATGGAGGGGAGGCCTCTTCTAAAATAAAATCTATTTTAAAACGATTAGGAATAGACCCAAATATTATTAAAAGGGTTAGTATATGTGCATACGAGGCCGAAATGAACATAATAATATATGCTTATGAAGGAACATTAACTCTTATGGTTTATAATGATATGATTAAATTAATTGCTGAAGATATTGGTCCAGGCATTCCAGACATTGAGTTGGCAATGAAAGAAGGGTATTCAACTGCACCACCAGAAGCCATAGAACTTGGATTTGGTGCCGGAATGGGACTACCCAATATGAAAAATAATTCAGATAGAATGAATATTGAAACAGAAGTAAATAAAGGGACAAAAGTAATAATAGAAGTGGATTTAAAAAATGAAAGATGA
- a CDS encoding DRTGG domain-containing protein codes for MKARKVAELIDGEILSGKDLLDNVEVKTAFAADLMSDVLAYVESEKNDVILITGITNPQIVRTAEMLDIPVIIVARGKKVPEETIKLAEEKGIIIIATKHIVFTTSGILYMNGIKPAKLRVRGEDTHSF; via the coding sequence ATGAAAGCAAGAAAAGTTGCAGAACTTATTGATGGAGAGATTCTTTCAGGAAAAGATTTATTGGACAATGTAGAAGTTAAAACTGCATTTGCTGCTGATCTTATGAGTGATGTTCTTGCATATGTCGAATCTGAGAAAAACGATGTGATACTTATAACAGGAATTACCAATCCCCAAATTGTAAGAACTGCTGAGATGCTTGATATTCCTGTTATAATTGTTGCTCGTGGAAAAAAAGTGCCAGAAGAAACAATAAAACTTGCTGAAGAAAAAGGAATAATTATAATTGCTACAAAACATATTGTATTTACAACTTCTGGAATATTATATATGAATGGAATAAAACCTGCAAAATTGAGAGTTCGTGGAGAAGACACCCATTCTTTCTGA